The DNA window CCCAGAGGCGCCATGCGTGCCGCGACCGCCGCCGCGGTTCCCCCGGTGCTCCCTCCGGGGATTCGAGTCGTATCGTAGGGATTGCGCACTGCCCCGAACGCGAGATTGTTGCTCGTCCAGCCGAACGAGAGCTCGTGAATGCTGGTCTTTCCGAGCACGATGGCACCGGCCTCGACGAGCGTTCGAACGATAGGGGCGTCTTCTCTGGGTCGAAAGTTCCTGAGCGCTGACGTTCCCGCGGTGGTGGGAAAGTCCTTCGTGTTCACGCTGTCCTTGATGGGAATCGGAAGGCCATGGAGCGGTCCGAGCACGGCTCCCGAATCACGCTTGCGGTCGGCCGCACGTGCCGCTTCGAGGACGTGCCCCGGCTCGAGCGTGATGAAGGCGTTGAGATGCTGACCCGCCTCGCACCGCTGGAGAAGGGCGGAAGCGTAATCCTCGGCGCGAAGCTCTCCCTCCCGCATCGCCTTCACGGCTTCGGTCGCGGAGAGCTCGGTGAGATTCAGGTCACGGCGCCGGCAGGCGCTCGCCGCCGCCAAAGCCGCGCTTCCAAGGAGAAAATCACGGCGGGAGATGTCGTTAGAGTTATTCATCAGATTCATGACTTGGCTCCTCAGAAGCGGGGTGATCCCAACATCGGTCGCGAGGGATTCGGCGCCGCGATCAGGTCGGAACTTCCTCGAGAGAGTACTTCCCTGTTGCCCGCGAGGCAATCGGCTGCGCGCTCGACACCCTCGAAAGCGTTGACATGTCTTGCAGAAAGCGTGTACATTCCGAATGGGAGATCCTTAGACTCGGGTTTGTTTGCGCTGTCGGTGTCAGGTCCCCCCGTGACCGATACTCGCCGATAGGCAAGACGTCGTGGTTTGGGGCGTCTTGGGATGGAAAAGCTAACCGGCAACGGAGGGTGTGTGTCTAGCCGGGTGCGGTCTGCTTTCCCCACTCGAAATCGGTAGGTCACGGGGAATCGTATGAATCAGCGACGATATCGCCTTTACGGCGGGACCCTTCTGATCTTTGGCGCCCTGGTTCATCAACCGCGCGGTGCCGTGGAAGCACAGAGCCGTTCCGGCTACGTGAGACTCGTGCGAGAGCTCGACGTGCCTGCCGCGTCGGGTCCGGAGCGGGTACACATCGACGTCGAGGGCCTGGATCCTCTCAACACGGCGATCGACCGCAGGGGAGATCGCCTCTTGGCTCTTAACGGAACCAGGCGGCAGTGGCTCGGTGTGGCGATGCGCCCGGACGGCTCGCTCGACACCGGCGCCATCCAACGCTTCGACGCCAGCGCTCTGAACGTGGAGACCCCAAGAGGGCTCACGGTCGATCCGGAGAGTGGGGATGTCTATGTACTCGACGGCACCCGGCCCCGTATCGTACATCTCGACGTTCCGGAGGATGGGAGCCTCGAGGCGGCCTTCGTGTCGGAAATCTGGCTGGGAGGCCGTGTCGGCGATCTGCAGGGGCTGGCCTTCGACCCCGCGAACGGGCATCTTCATTCATTCAATGCTGCCGAACGGCGGCTGTACGAGATCGGACCGACCGGGGCGGTTCTCGCTTATCGGGACCTCTCTTCGCTCGGCGTGATCGAGACTCGAAGTCTGGCATTTGCCCCGAGCGGCGACTCGACCGACGACCCATCGCAGATGTCGCTGTACCTTTCCGGAGCCCTGACGAGAAAAGGAGGAAATACAGTTCTCGAGCTGTCTTTCGTCGAGCTCCCACCTCCTCCTCCCGTGAACGACCTCGGCACGCTGGTGCGGACGATCAACACCTCGGGTTTCTCACCGCCAAGCCCGGACCCCTCCGGCATCGCCTACCTCGGCTCGACGGGAAGACTCCTGATGAGCGACGGGGAAGTCGATGAGATGCCGATCTACCAGGGCGCGAACGCGTTCGATTTTACGCTCCAGGGAAACCTCGTCAACACTTTCACTACCCTTCCCTACTCGGACGAGCCGGCGGGGCTCGCCTTCAATCCCAATAACCTCCACCTCTATTTCAGCGACGATACGTCGCCGAGAGTTTACGAGCTGAACCCGGGTACAGACACGCTCTATGGAACGGCAGATGATAGCGTCACTTCTTTTCGAACTCCTCCTTTTGGGAGTTCCGATCCCGAGGGCGTCGCCTACGACTCGGTTACCGGCGCGCTCTTCATCGCGGATGGAGTGAACAGCGAGGTGTACCGCGTGGCTCCGGGCGCCAACGGGATCTTCGACGGAGTTCCTCCCACCGGTGACGACCAGGTAACCAGCTTCGATACGGCCATCTTCGGCGTAACCGATCCCGAGGGGATCGAGTACGATCTCCTCAACGACGCGCTCTACGTCGTGGGCAGACCGCCAACCGCCGTGGCGCACGTGACCACCGGTGGGACTCTGCTAAGGATCATCGACATCTCGGCCGCGAACGCGCGCAAGCCCGCCGGGTTGGCCCTCGGGCCCGGCAGTGTGGACTCGCTGGCGACGAGCCTGTACATCGCCGATCGGGGAGTCGACAATGATACGAATCCACAGGAGAACGACGGGAAGGTGTACGAGCTATCCTTTCCGCCGTTCTCGCGCAACGAAGCACCCATCGTCTGGGCCGGTCCAAACCAGCAGGTCACGTTGCCGTTCAACGCGATCCTCGACGCGATCGTCGCCGATGATGGCCTACCCGGCCCCCCCGCGCTGACGACGTCCTGGAGTCAGCAGAGTGGTCCCGGGGTGGTGCAGTTCGTCGACCCCTCCGCCGCGGATACGAGCGTGCGGTTCCTTCTTGCAGGAACCTACGTCCTCCGGCTCACGGCGGACGACGGCGAGTTAACGGCAAGCGACGACGTGGTAATTACCGTGACCGGGACGGGCATCACCCTGGCGGCGCAAGTGGCTGTGGATCAGAGCTCGGACGACGCCGAGGAGAATCCTGGCGGGAACGTAACGCTCGGCAGCAGCGACCTCGATATGGGCGCAGAGGGTGATGACGCTGTTGGAATCCGGTTCCAGGGGTTGGCCGTTCCTCCCGGCGCCAAGATCGCGGGAGCATTCGTCCAGTTTCGGACGGATGAGACGGGCTCCGAACCGTCGTCGCTCCTCATCGAAGGCGTGAACGCCTCCAATACTCCGACCTTTTCATCGTCCACCGGCAACGTTTCGACGAGACCCCGCACCAGCGCGGAGGTCGGCTGGTCTCCACCTACCTGGACGACGATTGGAAGCACCACCGTCGCGCAGCGCACTCCGGACATCTCCCCAATCGTTCAGGAGATCGTCAATCGTTCCGGCTGGTCGAACGGAAACGCCCTCGCGCTGATCGTTACCGGTTCGGGAACCCGTGTGGCTACGTCCTATGATGGCGACCCTGACGGAGCACCCCTGCTTCGCGTGGACTACCTTCTTCCTGATCTCGTTCTAACGAACGGAACGGTGAACGACAACCGCTACTACGTGGCTTGCAATTCCATCACCGCGGGCCCAAGTTTCACGCTCCTGGCGCCGGCGTCGGTTTTGCTTCGGGCGGGCAACATCGTCGTTCTTCGGAACGGTTTTTCCGTCGGATCGGGAGCGAGCATCTCGATTCAGCTGGATCCGAACTGCACGTTGAACTTCCCTCCGCCATGACGGTGGCATGGTCGTAACGTTCGACCGACGGCTGCCACGCTGGACCGACTCGTTATCGGACTCCTTCGCATCGAGCCGCCTCGGCTCCCTTTCTTCGATCTCCGACGAGCTGTGAGCCTGGTGGTTGGAAGCCCGGCAGGATATCGTAGGGGACACTCGAATGCTGGAGGTTTCTACCGGAATGAAGTCCCCGCTTGCCGCCATGATCTTCACTCTTTCGGTTCCTGGCCTCGCTCAAACCAAGAAAAACGAAGGCGATAAGAAGCTCCCCCTCGAGCCCACGCGCCATATCGAGTTCGTGACCGACGAGGCGACGTGGCTCTCCCTCGACGTCTCTCCCGACGGAGAGCGGCTGGTCCTCGAGATACTGGGCGATCTCTATCTCGTCCCCATCTCGGGCGGTGAAGCACGCCCACTCACGAGCGGTCTCGCGTTCGACAGCCAGCCTCGCTTTTCTCCCGACGGTGAAAAAATTGCCTTTCTCTCGGATCGCGACGGAGCGGAAAACGTCTGGATCATGAGATCGGACGGGACCGAGCCCAAGAAGCTCTCCCAAGACGAGGACGCCGAGTTCGCCTCGCCGAGCTGGTCGGCGGACGGAAACTACGTCATTGCTTCTCGCACCAACTGGGGACAGGCGACGTACGAGCTCTGGATGTATCACCTGGCGGGAGGTGCGGGGGTTCAGATCACGAAGGCGAAACCCGAGCCGAAGACGCCGAGAAACCAGAGGCACAACGCGCTGGGCGCGGTCGCCTCTCCCGACGGTCGCTACCTGTATTACGGCCGAAGGCAGGGAGGCTTTCAGTACAACGCCACGTTCCCCCTCTGGCAAATCGCGCGGCGCGATCTGTCCACGGGGGTCGAGGATATCCTGACGCAGGCCCAGGGAAGCGGCGTGAGGCCCGTGCTCTCTCCCGACGGCAAGAAGCTCGTCTATGGAACGCGCTTCGACGGCGAGACCGGGCTCAGGATTCGCGATCTCGAAGGCGGTGAAGACCGCTGGCTCATCTATCCGGTTCAGCGCGACGACCAGGAGTCGGCCTTCACCCGGGATCTCCTCCCCGGCTACGCGTTTACTCCCGACGGCGCCGCTCTCGTCCTCAGCTACGGGGGTCGCATCCATCGCGTGGACATTCGAACGGGGCGTTCGACGCCCGTTCCCTTCACCGCCAAAGTCGCCCAGGACCTCGGGCCGCGGCTCCATTTCCCTCGTCGCGTCGAAGAGGGCCCCCTGCGGGCCCGGCTGATTCAGGACCCGTCACTTTCCCCTGATGGATCGCGGCTCGCATTTTCCTCTCTCACGCGCGTTTACGTCATGGAGCTTCCCTCGGGAACGCCGCGAGCCATCTCGGAAGAGAGCGCACTCGCTTTTCAACCCGCGTGGGCCCCAGACGGCTCGACGATCGCCTATGTGACCTGGTCCGGCGGAGAAGGGCACATATGGAGAGTTAGCGCCGACGGAGGCCCTCCCCAGAGGCTCACGACGTCGCCGGCGTTCTACTCCGATCCCGTCTTCTCACCGGGGGGAGACCGAATCGTCGCCCTTCGGGCGAGCGCCTACGACCGCTTTTCGCGCCCGGTGGACTTCGATACACCACCGGGGATGGATCTGGTGTGGCTGCCCTCGACCGGCGGCGAGACGAGTCTCATACTTCCCGCCCGCGGACTGGGAAAGCCGCATTTCACCCACGATCCCGACCGCGTCTTTCTCTACCTTTCCACGAACCCCTTCACCTCCGGTGAGCACGGGCTGATTTCGATTCGTTTCGACGGGACCGATCGTCGTGAGCACCTCAAAGTTACCGGTCCCGGTATCTACTTCGCCGAGGAGCCCGTCGGAGCCGACGACGCCCGCATGAGCCCCGACGGACGATGGGCGCTGGTGGATGTCGGCAACCAGCTACATCTCGTCGCCGTCACTCAGGTAGGTGGCGAGGCCCTGGCGGTCGATATCACGAAGCCTAACGTTCCCGAGAGAAAGCTGACCGACGTGGGCGCCGACTACTTCGCGTGGGCCGATGATGGGAAGACGATCACCTGGGCCATCGGCTCCAGCTTTTTCACCCGGCCTCTCGAGAGCGTGAGCTTCACGCCCGCCGAGGAGGAGGCTCCCTTCGTCCCCGCCGAGGCGGAGGCTCGTGTCGAGAGGATAGACGTCGTCATCGAGCGGGAACGATCGGCGCCCAGCGGGACCGTGGTCCTTCGCGGCGCCCGCGTGATCACCATGCGGGAGGATGAGGTGCTCGAGAACGCCGACATCGTCGTCTCGGAAAACCGCATCGTCTCCGTTGGTCCTCGCCGCGATCCGCCTGAAGGGGCGCAGGTCGTCGACGTCAGCGGAGCGACCATCGTTCCCGGCTTCGTCGACACCCATGCGCACTGGTTCGAGATTCGTCGGGGCGTTCTCGACGTTCAGAACTGGAGTTTTCTCGCCAACCTTGCCTACGGGGTCACGGCCGGCCTCGACGTCCAGACAGGGACCAACGACATGTTCGCCTATCAAGATCTCGTGGACGCTGGCGTTATTCTCGGACCGAGGGCCTACTCGACCGGGCCCGGAATCTTCTCCGACAACCGTTTCGAGAAGCTCGAGCAAGCTCGGAGCGTTCTCAGCCGCTACCGAGATTACTACCGAACGCGGAACCTCAAGTCCTACATCGTGGGGAACCGGCGCCAGCGCCAGCTCGTTGTCCAGGCGGCGAAAGAGCTGGAGATGATGCCTACTACCGAAGGGGCCCTCGATCTCAAGCTCGACATCACCCACGCGCTCGACGGGTTCAGCGGCAACGAGCACAGCCTTCCCATCGTGCCTCTGTACAAGGACGTCGTCGAGCTCTTTGCCCAGGCCGGAATCGGCTATACGCCCACGCTCCTCGTGGCATACGGGGGTCCCTGGGCGGAGAACTACTACTACACGTCTCTCGACGTGCACGGTGACGAGAAGCTCCATCGATTTCTTCCCCACAACCTGATCGACGACCACACCCAGAGGCGGCCCTGGTTTCGAAAGGAAGAACACATCTTCCCGAGAATTGCGGAGTCGGCGGCGAAGATCATCCGCGCCGGGGGTCGGGTTGGAGTGGGAAGCCACGGGCAACTCCAGGGTCTCGGGTATCACTGGGAGCTCTGGTCGCTCTCGAGCGGAGGGCTCTCCCCTCTCGAAACTCTCAGGGCGGCGACGCTGCACGGCGCCGAGATCATCGGGCTCGCCGACGACATCGGAAGCATCGAGCCGGGCAAGCTCGCCGATCTCGTTGTGCTCGACAAGAGTCCACTCGAAGACATCCGCAACTCGAACAGCGTTCGCCTGGTCATGAAGAACGGAGAGCTCTTCGAAGGCGCAACCCTCGACCGAATCTGGCCGACACCGAAGAAGCTCGACCCTCTGTGGTGGTGGGACGAAGCGCCCACTCACCCGACTCGGCCAGGCGGTGAGCTCTAACTGCCGAAGGGATCCCAGACGAACACGTGGTCTAACCGGATCTTGTAGATGCGGCGGACTTCACCCGGATAGCGCATGCTCTGAGGGTAGGTGTCGCGGTTGAGATAGCGGAGCGCTAGCTTGTCGAGGTGCTCGCCGGCCCCTCGCTCGATGACGTCCACAACCTCCCCGCGGACTGCGAGAAACCGGTTGACGTTATCAGGGTCGTTGATCTCGACTGCCACGTGACGGCGCTTCTCCATGTTGAGGTCTTTCTGCCGTCCCTTGACGGAGTTGATCAGGAGATACTCGCCATCGTAGTCGACCCAGACGGATGTCACGTGCGGCTTGCCGTCGGCCATCAGGCTCGCCAGATGCCCGATGGACTTTTTTTGAAACAGATCCATGAACCCGGCCGGGATCGCGCCCACGGGGGGCTGCTCGTCCCGCCAGCGGTCGTAGCTTCGAACGAACCCGGGATCGCCCTGCTGGATTCGTCGGTAGCTCACCCGCTGACTTCGAGTCATGAGCCGGTAAGCGAACGGGACCGCCGGCAGCGCCATTTCAGCTTCCACGTTCTCGAGCCAGGTCAAGCTGTTGTACGCTGCCGCCTGGAACTTCTCGACCACGGGTTGTCGAACCCGCTGGAAGTGAGAAAGGGCGTCTTCGACTCGCCGATGCTCTCGAAATAAGGGGGCGAAAGCGACGGCGTCCTCGAGGGCCAGCTTGGTTCCGGAACCGATGGAAAAATGCGCGGTGTGGAGGGCGTCGCCGAGGAGGACGATGTTCTTGTGGCTCCACCGCTTGTTCTGGATCAGCGGAAAATTGAGCCACCGGACGAAATTGTTGGAAAGGAGCGGCTGCCCATCGAGCTCTTTCCGCCAAACGGCCGCCAGGTAGGCACAGGTCTCGTCGTCCGACATGGTGGAGAATCCCGCCCTCGACCAGGTCTCGGGAGAACACTCCACGATGAAGGTGCTCGTCGTCTTGCTGAATCGGTACGCATGGGCGATGAACAAGCCCGCCTCGTTCTCCCGGAAGAGCATGTTCAGTCCATCGAAGACCTTGTTCGTTCCCAGCCAGATGTACCGGTTCTGGCGCAAGTCCACCGAGGGGCAGAAGAACTCTGAGTAGGTCTGACGGACGAGGCTATTGGCACCGTCGGCGCCGACGAGAAGGTCACAGTCGGCAAGCTCCGCGATCCGCTCGGGAGTCGTGACGTTCGTGTGAAATTTCAGCTCCACTCCCAGCCGGCGGCAGTGATGGTGAAGTATGTTCAAGAACGTCAGGCGCGCGATTCCCGAGAACCGGTTCCCAGAAACGAGAATCGTCTCGTCCCCGAAGCCCACGACCACGTTGTCCCAGGTCTCGCTGGCGGACTTGATGTCGGAAAGAACGGCGGGTTGGACGTCCTCGAGGAAATCGAAGGTCTCGGCGGAGAAGACGATTCCCCAGCCGAACGTATCGTTGGGACCATCGCGCTCCATGACGGTGATTTCATCGCTGGGACTGGCTTCCTTCATCAGGATGGACAAGAAGAGTCCGGCGGGCCCGCCGCCGAGGATGTTGATTTTCATGAGTTATCTCGGTCCTGAGTCCCGTTTCGTAATAGCTCGCCGTCCGACCGATTAGGCATTCTAAATCCGGACGGTGGTGACAAACCAGGGCACGTCGGCCGGGTGTCACAAGCCGCAAGAAATCGTCCAGGATTCTTCGAACGCGAGGTTGAGTCCCTTCCGTTCTACTCCGCCTCCGCAGGTCGAGAACCTCAGGCTACCGGACGTAGCCCCATTCGCGGAGCACGCGGTCGAAGTCCGACAAGGCCGTCGCCGTCTCGGCGGCGTTTGCGCTCCGATGAGTCTGCCACCAGAAGCGAAGCGCCGGTACGGTCGTCGGGCGCAGCACCGGGATCGTTTCCGACGCGAGGAGCCAGGAGTCACGGGCCGGGTCGATGGCGCTCTCAGCGATTTGGAGAGGAAGCTGATGAGGCCCAGCAAAGGCAACGACGCCCTCTCGACCTCTCACGTGAATGCGGACCGGCGCGCGCGGCGGGTTGGTCGAGACCTGGAAGAGACCCCGGTAGCCGCGAAACCGCACCGTCAAGCGAGATCCGTCGCCCGACAGCTCCGCACTTTCGATCTTCTCGAGGCCGCTGACCGTGGCCGCCGGTCCATAGTCGACGATCCGGGCCGCTTCGACGCTCACCTCGACTTCGGCTTCGGGAAGATTGGCGAGCCCGAAGACGAAGCTCTCCGCCGGTAGCCGCTCCACGAGCCACGACTCGTGCCGTCTCATCATCGCCTCGAGCTCCCCGGCCGCGCCAGTCGACAACTCGCCGTTCACCCAGAGCTCGGCCTGCCGGGAGACCGGGGCCCTGCCATCCACCTCACGCAGGCGACATCCCTCGACCCACCAGATGAGCTGACGATCGGCCTCTTTGCGAGAGTCCGAGCAGAACCCGTACGAGACCAGAGGACGCTCCGGAGGCGGTGTTCCCGTTGCGAACGCAGGAAGCACGGAGCCATCGAGCTTGGACACGATCGGGACCTTCATCAGTTTCATCAGGGTCGGGACGATGTCGAGACCGGACACGGGTTCACGGCGGCGGTCGGCATGGACATCTTTGGAGTGCACCACGATCGGAACGTCGGTCTCGAGGGAGTGGCAAGCATTCCCGTGGTTGCGGTCAAAGGGCCGAAAGGCCCCCCCCCGAATTCCCTCGGCGAACGTCAAAACCTCGCCTTCGATCTTCATGCCCTCACCGAAGAGCTCGCCGTGATCGGCGGTGAGGATTTGAACCGTCTGGTCTTCGAGTCCGTGCTCCCTGATTCCCCGCTCGAGCGCCGCCAGGGCCTCGTCCGCGTGACGTACGCGGGCATCGTAGGCGCACCGACACTCGGCCAGGCCTTCCCGTCCGCCGCACGCCAGGGCGTCGTAGAGCCGGCGCGGGGTTTGGGACTGTGCGTGGGGAGTCGACACGTAGAAGACCAGCAGAACTCGCTCGTCGGCGTAGCGGCGGAAAAGATGAGGAAGCTTCTCCATGGTGTCGATCGTGCCGCTTCCCGTATCTCCCCAGCTCGAGTAACGAGAGAAAGCGGGCAAGAGGCGAAGATACGCGTTGTTGCCGAGGAAAACGGAATGATAGCCGGCAGACTCCGCGAGATGGGTCACGAACAGATTCGAACGCGCGTAGGTCGTCTCGAGCGGTGATTCGACCGGCATCGATTGCCGTCGCTTCAAGGGGTCGACCCGCATCAGATCCCTGCCGGTGAGAATCGGCAGTACCGAAGCTCGAGTATGGCAACCGGGCGAGGTGGCATTCACGTAGTGGACCCCTTCGTCGCTCAGGCGGCGCATCGCCGGCAGTTTCCCCTCGTCGTCGCGAAGGACGCTCCCGCGCAGCGCGTCGACAATCGTCAGGATCAGCCACCGCGGGCGCCGGTCGTCACCGCCCTCCGGCACGAGAATGCGCGGCTCACCGATGGCGACGGCCCCTCCGCTCGCCTCGAAACAAACCCGATCTCCTTCGAGCTCGAGCTCCGATTGACGATCGGCGCTGAGGCTCTCCGGATAAGATGCCGTTTGCGAGTGAGCGCCCACCCTCACTACGCCGGGGCGATCTCGCTCGATGGAGAACGCCTCGAAGCGAAGGCGGGCCCCCTCGGGTGTCGGTCCGTCGAGTGCCGTACACCACGACTCTCCCGAGCGAAGCACGATCGCGGCAAAATTCTCGTCGTTTCGTCGCGTCCCCTCTCCCCAGGCCAGGAGCTTCACGTGCTCCAGCCGATCGGGATCGACGTACCACGGAAGGGAGTGAAGCGACAGCCCCTCCTCGAGCTCGAGCGGACTCGCGGCCTTCGCCGCTACCAGCTTGCCTTCTCCTTCGGAGAACCGCTGGAGCAGATGATGGGTTGTACGCAGTGGGGCTAAGGCCCTGGCCTCAAAGGATACTTCGGGCTCGGGCAGGTCGATCAGTTGACTGCACGAGGCCGCGACGGCGAGCAGGAGAATGGGACTCATCGCGCGTTTCTTTCGAAGACGATGGCCCCGTAGCGCCGATGAAGGTTGTCGTCGCCTTCGACACATCGTTGTTCGAACGCCTGCACCAGGTCCGTTTCGCGATCCGTGGGATCGACCCCGGGCAGGTTCAACGTCTCTTTCTCGATTCCCTTCGGCGTGAGCTGCTCTCGGTGAAGCCGGTCACCGAGCACCAGCCCCCTCTCCTTGGCCGATTCGACCAGGCCCTCGATTTCGTCGCGCAACACCAGCTCCCGGGTTTGGGGTTCCAGCTCGAGAAGCTCCGAGATTCCGGGGTAGTCGAGGCGCTTTCCCTGGAGACCCAGGGGTCGGCCAGGCCAGAACCAGATACCCGTCTCGACGCAGACGGGTCGGGGAACGTCGTTTTCGAAGAGGGAGACTCCGTGACCGAAGCCCGTGCCGCGGGCCGGGTCGATCAAAGCGAGCACCGTCGCGGGAAGATCGTAGAGACGCACCTGCCGGCTCGTCCGAGTCTTTCTCGGAACGTTCGGACCCATCAAGAAGATGGGAACCGACTGGGAACGAAGGCTGCGAATCGTGTCTCCGTGGCCGGCGATTCCCGGCTCCTCGTAGAGATCCTCGCCGTGATCGCCGGTGATGATGACGAGCGTCTCGGGACCGACTCGATCCAGCAGCCGCTCCATGGCTCCGTCGACCGCCGTGAGGGCGGCATCGTAACGAGCGCGGATCTGGCGGATATCGTCGTCGTCGGGCTCTTTCTCGGGTTGATAAGGGGGCACGTGATAGAGGTAGCGACCTCGGTAGTTCTCGCTGTGGCGGCGATAATCGGGAAAGGGCGCGACATAGGGGAAGTGGGCCGTCGAGAAGAAGACCAGACCCGCGAAAGCCCGACCGCCGGCTCCGGCGATATGGTCGAGCACGTCCTCCGCGACCCAGTCGGGGTCGGCCAGCGACGGAACGTTCCGCCAGTACGGAAACCATCGTCGCCCGACTCGCAAACGGAGGAGCGGTAGAGACCAGGTGTGCTCAGTGAGAACCGTCGATTGCGCGAGCGTATCCACGGTCAGGTGCGGCGTATCCGTCAGCTCGAAGCCACCCTGGAAACCGGGGAAGATGTCTCCGGCGAAGTCGGAAGCGGCAAAGGTGAAGTAACCGCGATCGCGAAGCTCGGTGAAGAGCGTTGGACCGACATCTCGGCGATTCTCGAGCGTAGGAAACATGTGTCGAACCCCGTTGGCACGGGGCTCGGTTCCCGTGAGCGCCGACACCCAGGCCGGATAAGTCCTCGCGATCGGTGTAACCGCGTGTCGGAAAAGAGTGCCCTGGTCGAGGAGAGTGGCGGTGAAGGGCATGACGCTCAGGTCCTCGATCCGGTCGGACCGGAGGGAATCCGTCGCCAGGATGAGAACGTTCGTCCGGTCGCCGTTCGAACGATGCAAAGGTCCACCCACAAAGGCGAAGAGGGATCCCGCCGCGAGCGGCACGAGGAATCGCTTCCGGATGATGAGAGTGCGCGAGGCGTTCAGGATCGCGGCCGCGAGCAGGAGAAGAAGCAAGGCATCCACGATCCTCGGTCCGACCGTATGGGTTGCGATCCATTGCATGCCGGCCCACGGCCCGCCGGAAAGCCAGAACCGGTCGGCGAATAGCTGGGGATAGGTTCCCATCATGCCAAACAGAGCCAGAACGGCCACTGCGAGAGTGAAGGCCCCCGAGCACAACGACTGCCTCGAGCGAGATGCGTTCGCCACCAAGGGGTAAACGAGGCTGCCACAGAGCGCACCGACAAGGACGTGGGTCGCGAGGAGCTTCAGCTCGAGCGCGAAAACCGCTTTCTCGGTCACGGCGAGGACGCTCGCGGCGGCCTGCTCGTCCGAGACACCGGCGAAGGCGTGATCCGACAGTCCGACGAGATCCGTAAGCCAGAGCGTGACGGAAAGACTCGCTCCCGAGGCGGCGCAAACGAGGGCTCTCATGATTCCCCGCCTCGCCGGGCTTCGACCCAGATCTCGTGTAGAGCGACGCGGAACGAGTTGCCCTCCCCCTCGAGCTCGATGCGGATCCCGTCGAGGTCGGGCACGAAAGCATTCAAACGCAGGCTACGACGCGCCTCGCAGAGAACTTCGTCCATCTGGCTCCCGCTCGCGAGGGGTAGCCAGGCTCCGCTCGGATCTCGCCCCAACACCCGAGCTCGCACCACCGAGCCGTCCAAAGGTCTCACAACGAGATGGATCGCCTCGAGAGCGGTCGG is part of the Vicinamibacteria bacterium genome and encodes:
- a CDS encoding sulfatase-like hydrolase/transferase, translating into MRALVCAASGASLSVTLWLTDLVGLSDHAFAGVSDEQAAASVLAVTEKAVFALELKLLATHVLVGALCGSLVYPLVANASRSRQSLCSGAFTLAVAVLALFGMMGTYPQLFADRFWLSGGPWAGMQWIATHTVGPRIVDALLLLLLAAAILNASRTLIIRKRFLVPLAAGSLFAFVGGPLHRSNGDRTNVLILATDSLRSDRIEDLSVMPFTATLLDQGTLFRHAVTPIARTYPAWVSALTGTEPRANGVRHMFPTLENRRDVGPTLFTELRDRGYFTFAASDFAGDIFPGFQGGFELTDTPHLTVDTLAQSTVLTEHTWSLPLLRLRVGRRWFPYWRNVPSLADPDWVAEDVLDHIAGAGGRAFAGLVFFSTAHFPYVAPFPDYRRHSENYRGRYLYHVPPYQPEKEPDDDDIRQIRARYDAALTAVDGAMERLLDRVGPETLVIITGDHGEDLYEEPGIAGHGDTIRSLRSQSVPIFLMGPNVPRKTRTSRQVRLYDLPATVLALIDPARGTGFGHGVSLFENDVPRPVCVETGIWFWPGRPLGLQGKRLDYPGISELLELEPQTRELVLRDEIEGLVESAKERGLVLGDRLHREQLTPKGIEKETLNLPGVDPTDRETDLVQAFEQRCVEGDDNLHRRYGAIVFERNAR